A DNA window from Dehalococcoidia bacterium contains the following coding sequences:
- a CDS encoding transglycosylase SLT domain-containing protein, whose product MHLTRPRTVARPLAVAAAAFVAMASPACFDSGDPAPTPTAVRETPAPAIPMPTPSPSPADPNLGDQLRYEGDFEGAIGVYASIAAESDGEDRQQARFSQAQLLQRGGSFAEARDVLGAYLIEAGAAADGSPARFLFASVLDDLADPQGALDSYQLYINAGGDASAFAQVERAKMLARLGRFDEAEAAAQAVMASDLRSEFKNSFMISVGGAFEQGGADANALAWYTRAATSGADVATARARSAAIKQRLGDVTWVDDYASVVAGYPAGAAATDALAALDAAAVPVRDYDRGLVHYRAFRNTAAREAFGRAIAAGDRAAQSSYYVGAIEERESNVEPAIAAYQRAHDLDPASPQSDDALWWRARLLEVARRYDEAGAAFAQLVAEYPASEWAADANFHRGMVLYRNGDPAGAAFAWGAIATTATDDEARAKARFWQGRAQMAAGNPAGEQTLQQLVQDAPDNFYALRAEVLLEDNDDGVKDVDVKDDDIDWGDIAEYFEETYAVDPDATPPAIDARWDLARELRSVGLRPQGDAVYLSLIDDAAASVAGLFHVTRRFEEEGDPAFAARAATRLLAELRDDDKGEPPDDLLRVAYPQAYADLVQDASDEHDVSPLLLLALVRQESYYDPEAGSTAGALGLTQVIEGTGRAIADDLGVFGFTVADLFRPRLSLRFGASYLADQLAQFDGNVYHALAAYNGGPGTSFNAIDSAGDDLDLFVEDLEFDETRLYVKLVMENYARYRQLYEDVDRPSLPE is encoded by the coding sequence ATGCATCTCACGCGTCCCCGCACGGTCGCGCGCCCGCTCGCTGTTGCAGCCGCCGCGTTCGTCGCGATGGCATCGCCCGCGTGCTTCGACTCCGGCGATCCGGCGCCGACGCCCACAGCGGTGCGCGAGACGCCCGCCCCCGCGATCCCCATGCCCACGCCCTCCCCCTCGCCCGCCGACCCTAACCTCGGCGACCAACTGCGCTACGAGGGCGACTTCGAGGGCGCGATCGGCGTCTACGCATCGATCGCGGCGGAAAGCGACGGCGAGGACCGCCAGCAGGCGCGCTTTTCGCAGGCGCAGCTCCTCCAGCGTGGCGGCAGCTTTGCGGAGGCACGCGACGTGCTCGGCGCCTACCTCATCGAAGCCGGCGCTGCCGCCGACGGATCGCCGGCGCGCTTCCTGTTCGCTTCGGTGCTCGACGATCTCGCCGATCCCCAGGGCGCGCTCGATAGTTACCAGCTGTACATCAACGCAGGCGGCGACGCATCAGCATTCGCGCAGGTCGAGCGCGCGAAGATGCTCGCGCGCCTCGGGCGCTTTGACGAAGCGGAAGCGGCAGCGCAGGCCGTGATGGCAAGCGATTTGCGCAGCGAATTCAAGAACTCCTTCATGATCAGCGTCGGGGGCGCGTTCGAGCAGGGCGGCGCCGATGCCAACGCGCTCGCCTGGTATACGCGCGCGGCGACGTCCGGCGCTGACGTGGCGACGGCCCGTGCCCGCAGCGCCGCGATCAAGCAGCGTCTGGGCGACGTCACCTGGGTCGATGACTACGCCTCTGTCGTCGCGGGCTATCCTGCCGGCGCCGCGGCCACCGACGCACTGGCGGCGCTTGATGCGGCGGCGGTGCCGGTCCGCGACTACGACCGCGGACTGGTGCACTATCGCGCGTTCCGAAACACCGCCGCGCGCGAGGCGTTCGGGCGCGCGATCGCCGCCGGCGACCGCGCCGCGCAATCCTCGTACTACGTCGGCGCCATCGAAGAGCGCGAAAGCAACGTCGAACCGGCGATCGCCGCGTATCAGCGCGCGCACGATCTCGATCCGGCATCACCGCAGTCCGATGACGCCCTCTGGTGGCGCGCGCGCCTGCTCGAAGTGGCGCGCCGCTACGACGAAGCTGGCGCCGCGTTCGCGCAGCTTGTCGCCGAGTACCCGGCGTCAGAATGGGCCGCCGACGCCAACTTCCACCGCGGCATGGTGCTCTATCGCAACGGCGATCCCGCCGGCGCTGCCTTCGCATGGGGCGCCATCGCCACCACGGCTACCGACGACGAAGCGCGGGCGAAGGCGCGCTTTTGGCAGGGACGCGCGCAGATGGCAGCCGGTAATCCCGCCGGCGAACAGACCCTGCAGCAACTCGTGCAGGACGCGCCGGATAACTTCTACGCGCTCCGTGCGGAAGTGCTTCTCGAAGACAACGACGACGGCGTGAAGGACGTCGATGTCAAAGATGACGACATCGACTGGGGCGACATTGCCGAGTACTTTGAAGAGACGTATGCAGTCGACCCGGATGCCACGCCGCCAGCGATCGACGCACGCTGGGACCTCGCGCGCGAGTTGCGGTCCGTCGGCCTCCGCCCGCAGGGGGACGCCGTCTATCTGTCGCTGATCGACGACGCAGCGGCAAGCGTAGCGGGATTGTTTCACGTGACGCGCCGGTTCGAGGAAGAAGGCGATCCCGCATTCGCTGCCCGCGCCGCGACGAGGCTCCTCGCCGAGTTGCGCGACGACGACAAGGGCGAACCACCCGATGACCTGCTCCGCGTCGCGTACCCGCAGGCGTACGCGGACCTCGTCCAGGACGCCTCCGACGAGCACGACGTGTCGCCGCTGCTCCTGCTCGCGCTCGTCCGGCAGGAAAGCTACTACGACCCGGAGGCCGGCTCGACCGCCGGCGCGCTCGGGTTGACCCAGGTGATCGAAGGCACCGGGCGCGCCATCGCCGACGATCTGGGCGTGTTCGGCTTCACCGTCGCGGATCTTTTTCGTCCGCGGTTGAGCCTGCGCTTCGGCGCCAGCTACCTGGCCGACCAGCTCGCCCAGTTCGATGGCAACGTGTACCACGCGCTCGCCGCCTACAACGGCGGCCCCGGTACGTCGTTCAATGCGATCGACTCCGCCGGCGACGACCTGGACCTCTTCGTCGAAGACCTGGAGTTCGACGAGACGCGGCTCTACGTGAAGCTCGTTATGGAGAACTATGCGCGCTACCGGCAGCTCTACGAAGACGTCGACCGTCCGTCGCTGCCCGAATGA